Proteins co-encoded in one Alphaproteobacteria bacterium GM7ARS4 genomic window:
- the xth gene encoding exodeoxyribonuclease III has product MVSDVDTLTIATWNVNSVRARMESLVEWLRHQSPDVALLQETKIHHEAVDKEIFEDLGYNVAFFGQKAWNGVAILSKRPLEDVRYGFERKESPAETRSIDQPYLHARVIEGLCPFATGMMRVVSIYAPIGNPLGSDKYQNKLLFMDEMYDYVLSLLGEEGHFVLGGDYNVLLEDKDAADRDVFDDDAVGSYASMASMRRIMHLGVVDSVRARHRGEGHYSYWDYQDGAWEKDHGILIDRLLLSPHSADCLRESGIMREMRGRGARGVSQNKPSDHVPVWCRLSSP; this is encoded by the coding sequence GTGGTGAGTGATGTGGATACGCTCACCATTGCCACGTGGAATGTCAATTCTGTGCGCGCTCGCATGGAGTCGCTCGTAGAGTGGCTTCGCCACCAAAGTCCGGACGTCGCCCTTTTGCAAGAGACAAAAATCCACCATGAGGCGGTGGACAAGGAGATTTTCGAGGATTTGGGGTATAACGTGGCGTTTTTTGGGCAAAAAGCGTGGAATGGCGTGGCGATTTTAAGCAAACGTCCTTTAGAGGATGTTCGTTATGGCTTTGAGCGTAAGGAATCGCCAGCCGAGACGAGGTCTATAGACCAGCCGTATCTGCATGCGCGTGTCATTGAGGGGTTGTGTCCCTTTGCCACAGGCATGATGCGCGTTGTCTCTATCTATGCGCCCATTGGCAACCCGTTAGGGAGCGATAAATATCAGAACAAGCTCTTGTTTATGGACGAGATGTATGACTATGTGCTGTCCCTCTTAGGGGAAGAGGGACATTTTGTGTTAGGGGGCGACTATAATGTCTTGTTAGAAGATAAGGACGCTGCCGATCGTGATGTCTTCGACGACGATGCGGTGGGGTCTTATGCCAGTATGGCGTCCATGCGCCGTATTATGCATTTGGGTGTCGTCGATAGCGTTCGGGCGCGCCATAGGGGAGAGGGGCATTATAGTTATTGGGATTATCAAGATGGGGCATGGGAAAAGGACCATGGCATTCTCATCGATAGGCTGTTGTTATCTCCTCACAGCGCTGACTGCCTTCGTGAGAGTGGTATTATGCGTGAGATGCGAGGCAGAGGCGCACGAGGCGTATCACAAAACAAGCCTTCTGACCATGTTCCCGTCTGGTGTCGCCTGTCGTCTCCCTAG